A stretch of Nonomuraea africana DNA encodes these proteins:
- a CDS encoding ABC transporter ATP-binding protein — protein sequence MLLEIKDLGVAFGGLRAVENVGFRLDKGRTLGIVGESGSGKSVTSLAIMGLHRGAEVSGEILFDGQQLVGAPPESLRRLRGRRMAMIFQDPLSSLHPHYSVGEQIAEAYRLHFGASRRAARTRAVEMLAEVGIASPKDRVGDHPHQFSGGMRQRVMIAMALACEPDLLIADEPTTALDVTVQAQILELIKKIQDDRGLAVVLITHDLGVVARVADEVLVMYGGRVAEQASADEIFDSSLHPYTRGLLDSLPRLDEDDDTPMRTIPGSPPSLLAPPPGCPFHPRCPQRMEVCERDLPLLSRTSPGHLAACHLGSP from the coding sequence ATGCTGCTTGAAATCAAGGACCTCGGGGTGGCCTTCGGGGGTCTGCGGGCGGTCGAGAACGTCGGCTTCCGCCTGGACAAGGGCCGCACGCTCGGCATCGTCGGCGAGTCCGGTTCCGGCAAGTCGGTCACCAGCCTCGCCATCATGGGCCTGCATCGGGGCGCCGAGGTCTCCGGGGAGATCCTCTTCGACGGGCAGCAGCTCGTGGGGGCCCCGCCGGAGAGCCTCCGCAGGCTGCGGGGCCGCCGAATGGCGATGATCTTCCAGGATCCGCTGTCGTCGCTCCATCCTCACTACTCCGTGGGCGAGCAGATCGCCGAGGCCTACCGGCTCCACTTCGGGGCCTCGCGCCGGGCCGCCAGGACACGCGCGGTGGAGATGCTCGCCGAGGTCGGCATCGCGTCGCCGAAGGACCGGGTGGGGGATCACCCCCATCAGTTCTCCGGGGGCATGCGCCAGCGGGTGATGATCGCGATGGCCCTGGCCTGCGAGCCGGACCTGCTCATCGCGGACGAGCCGACGACCGCACTCGACGTGACGGTGCAGGCCCAGATCCTCGAACTGATCAAGAAGATCCAGGACGACCGCGGGCTGGCGGTCGTCCTGATCACCCACGACCTCGGCGTGGTGGCGCGGGTCGCCGACGAGGTGCTGGTCATGTACGGCGGGCGCGTCGCCGAGCAGGCCTCCGCCGACGAGATCTTCGACAGCTCCCTGCACCCCTACACCCGCGGCCTCCTCGATTCGCTGCCCCGCCTGGACGAAGACGACGACACGCCCATGCGCACGATCCCCGGCTCCCCGCCGTCTTTGCTCGCGCCGCCGCCCGGCTGCCCCTTCCACCCCCGATGCCCGCAGCGTATGGAGGTCTGCGAGCGGGACCTGCCGCTCCTCAGCCGGACGTCTCCCGGCCACCTCGCCGCCTGTCACCTTGGGAGCCCCTGA